One Cystobacter fuscus DSM 2262 DNA segment encodes these proteins:
- a CDS encoding BolA family protein encodes MLDPNFIRERILGALPGSEVDVNDTTGTGDHFEARVVSPSFAGKSMVEQHQLVYAPLQQWLKSGELHALALKTYSPEQWKKLGSR; translated from the coding sequence ATGCTTGATCCGAATTTCATCCGCGAGCGGATTCTCGGCGCGCTGCCCGGCTCGGAGGTGGACGTGAACGACACCACCGGCACGGGAGACCACTTCGAGGCGCGCGTGGTGAGCCCGTCCTTCGCCGGCAAGTCCATGGTGGAGCAGCACCAGCTGGTGTACGCGCCGCTGCAGCAGTGGTTGAAGTCCGGCGAGCTGCACGCGCTGGCGCTCAAGACCTATTCGCCCGAGCAGTGGAAGAAGCTCGGGTCCCGATAA
- a CDS encoding YqgE/AlgH family protein, whose translation MQTLVPGLLVAMPQLTDSNFRRSVVLMLEHGEAGSMGLVINRGASLTLGDLAKNQSLAIAPERSRQPVFMGGPVENHRGFVLHNNEQVTEKHEVVPGLYLSLTLDTLGPLLKDPSAHLRFCLGYANWGPHQLESELASGAWLFAEASARPVLEGDPGLLWDSTLKSMGVDPAMLLKGKGLN comes from the coding sequence GTGCAGACACTCGTTCCTGGCCTCCTCGTGGCGATGCCACAACTGACGGACTCGAACTTCCGGCGCTCGGTGGTCCTCATGCTCGAGCATGGGGAGGCGGGCTCCATGGGCCTGGTCATCAACCGGGGTGCCTCCCTGACGTTGGGGGACCTGGCCAAGAACCAGTCCCTGGCGATCGCCCCCGAGCGCTCCCGGCAGCCCGTCTTCATGGGCGGCCCGGTGGAGAACCATCGCGGCTTCGTCCTGCACAACAACGAGCAGGTGACGGAGAAGCACGAGGTGGTGCCCGGGCTCTACCTGAGCCTCACCCTGGACACGCTCGGCCCCCTGCTCAAGGACCCGTCGGCCCACCTGCGCTTCTGCCTGGGGTATGCCAACTGGGGTCCCCACCAGTTGGAGAGCGAGCTGGCCTCGGGTGCCTGGCTCTTCGCCGAGGCGTCCGCTCGTCCGGTGCTCGAAGGCGACCCGGGTCTGCTATGGGACAGCACCCTGAAGAGCATGGGGGTGGATCCCGCCATGCTGCTCAAGGGGAAGGGACTGAACTGA
- a CDS encoding response regulator, which produces MSTVNEELPIATGHARTRDDDNLKLEQVKGSVLIVEDDPAHRELLVELVSQWGYEALPVGSAEEAEFAVRNKRMDAAIVDVFLPGRSGTNLMARLREKFPQSVLIGVSAMSDASMARKCKGLGADLFIGKPLNPEKLAQALQSQHKSWH; this is translated from the coding sequence ATGTCCACCGTCAACGAGGAGCTTCCCATCGCCACGGGTCACGCCCGGACCCGGGATGACGACAACCTCAAGCTGGAACAGGTCAAGGGCTCGGTCCTGATCGTCGAGGACGATCCGGCGCACCGCGAGCTGCTGGTGGAGCTGGTGAGCCAGTGGGGTTACGAGGCCCTTCCCGTGGGGAGCGCCGAGGAGGCCGAGTTCGCCGTGCGCAACAAGCGCATGGACGCGGCCATCGTGGACGTCTTCCTGCCCGGCCGCAGCGGCACCAACCTCATGGCCCGGCTCCGGGAGAAGTTCCCCCAGTCGGTGCTCATCGGGGTGAGCGCCATGAGCGACGCGTCCATGGCCCGCAAGTGCAAGGGCCTGGGGGCGGATCTGTTCATCGGCAAGCCCCTCAACCCGGAGAAGCTCGCCCAGGCGCTCCAGTCCCAGCACAAGAGCTGGCACTAG
- the grxD gene encoding Grx4 family monothiol glutaredoxin, whose product MTPELKARFDAEVKNHKIVLFMKGNALFPQCGFSARALQILQQHGEVHTVDVLADPAVRQGIKDYSNWPTIPQVFIHGKFVGGSDILMELEERGELADLVAGKSPA is encoded by the coding sequence ATGACCCCCGAGCTCAAGGCCCGTTTCGACGCTGAAGTGAAGAACCACAAGATCGTGCTGTTCATGAAGGGCAACGCGCTCTTCCCCCAGTGCGGCTTCTCCGCGCGCGCGCTGCAGATTTTGCAGCAGCACGGCGAGGTGCACACGGTGGACGTGCTGGCCGACCCCGCGGTGCGCCAGGGCATCAAGGACTACTCCAACTGGCCCACCATTCCGCAGGTGTTCATCCACGGGAAGTTCGTGGGCGGCTCGGACATCCTCATGGAGCTGGAGGAGCGTGGCGAGCTGGCGGACCTGGTGGCGGGCAAGAGCCCGGCCTGA
- a CDS encoding 16S rRNA (uracil(1498)-N(3))-methyltransferase: MNLLLLHDSDFLPDGTVQMTGRRAQHAREVLRAEPGETLRVGRLGGLVGTGEVLENTPGLLRLRVSLTEPPPPRAGVDLVLAIPRPKALKRVLPAVAQLGVDRVVLVNAARVEKSYFDSKVLAGDFVAELLLQGLEQARDTRLPEVLVRERFRPFVEDELDTLFGTEALRLLPHPPAPEPLSRVGVQAAPRVVLAVGPDGGWVPFEAELLAQHGFRPFSLGPRILRVETAVPVLLGQLALLRAEAPHPA; this comes from the coding sequence CGGGCCGCCGCGCCCAGCACGCCCGCGAGGTCCTCCGCGCCGAGCCCGGCGAGACGCTCCGGGTGGGCAGACTCGGAGGGCTCGTGGGCACCGGCGAGGTGCTGGAAAACACCCCCGGCCTGCTCCGCCTGCGCGTCTCCCTCACCGAGCCGCCCCCTCCCCGAGCGGGCGTGGACCTGGTGCTCGCCATTCCCCGCCCCAAGGCCCTCAAGCGCGTGCTGCCCGCCGTGGCCCAGCTCGGCGTGGACCGCGTCGTGCTCGTCAACGCCGCCCGCGTGGAGAAGAGCTACTTCGACTCCAAGGTGCTCGCCGGGGACTTCGTCGCGGAGCTGCTCCTCCAGGGACTCGAGCAGGCCCGAGACACCCGGCTGCCCGAGGTGCTCGTGCGCGAGCGCTTCCGCCCCTTCGTCGAGGACGAACTCGACACCCTCTTCGGCACCGAGGCGCTCCGCCTCCTGCCCCACCCGCCCGCTCCCGAGCCCCTCTCCCGGGTGGGCGTCCAGGCCGCGCCGCGCGTGGTGCTCGCCGTGGGACCCGATGGCGGCTGGGTGCCCTTCGAGGCCGAGCTCCTCGCGCAACACGGCTTCCGCCCCTTCTCGCTCGGGCCGCGCATCCTCCGGGTGGAGACCGCCGTCCCCGTGCTCCTGGGGCAGCTCGCCCTGTTGAGGGCGGAGGCGCCCCACCCGGCCTGA
- a CDS encoding ABC transporter permease yields MSRVPPRAWVGLVLLVGLGLASWLAGRMFPEALSHTCPLGMDPSHPDRSVCELAFGGLWVSLVVGLTAGAVSTAVGLGVAMGARAAGGWLEHQILRGVDAFFALPDVLVVMVLQLAGQSLLDAGQAGGLGPFGLMVMSLALVGWAGPARMFRNRLATLEAQEFVAASRALGAGRGHLLRVHLWPALRPFVLAVFLSRLPTAILTESTISFFGIARMEPMSLGRYLGTSYAALIYEGGARVVLPAWILLVLVVLGASLASQGLGSGTRRV; encoded by the coding sequence ATGAGCCGCGTCCCCCCGAGGGCCTGGGTCGGGCTCGTGCTGCTCGTGGGCCTGGGGCTCGCGAGCTGGCTGGCCGGCCGGATGTTTCCCGAGGCCCTGTCCCACACCTGCCCCCTGGGCATGGACCCCTCCCACCCCGACCGGAGCGTGTGCGAGCTGGCGTTCGGGGGCTTGTGGGTCTCCCTGGTGGTGGGGCTGACGGCCGGGGCGGTGTCCACGGCGGTGGGGCTCGGGGTGGCGATGGGCGCCCGGGCGGCCGGGGGCTGGCTGGAGCATCAGATCCTGCGCGGGGTGGATGCCTTCTTCGCCCTGCCGGACGTGCTGGTGGTGATGGTGCTGCAACTGGCCGGTCAATCCCTCCTGGATGCCGGGCAGGCGGGCGGGCTCGGCCCCTTCGGCTTGATGGTGATGTCGCTGGCACTGGTGGGGTGGGCGGGGCCGGCGCGCATGTTCCGCAACCGGCTCGCCACCCTGGAGGCCCAGGAATTCGTCGCCGCCTCCCGGGCACTCGGCGCGGGAAGGGGGCACCTGCTGCGCGTCCACCTCTGGCCGGCCCTGCGCCCCTTCGTGCTCGCCGTCTTCCTCAGCCGCCTGCCCACGGCGATCCTCACCGAATCCACCATCAGCTTCTTCGGCATCGCCCGGATGGAGCCCATGTCGCTCGGCCGCTACCTCGGCACGAGCTATGCCGCGCTCATCTACGAAGGAGGCGCACGCGTGGTGTTACCCGCTTGGATACTCCTGGTGCTGGTGGTGCTTGGCGCCTCTCTTGCTTCCCAGGGACTTGGGTCGGGAACGCGCCGCGTCTAG
- a CDS encoding ABC transporter permease subunit: MSPVFVRLGRQLVLVPVVALASYFLMAALPLTSEDESKRQVPPEVLASYRRDLGLGEPLGFLRPWQKLVRGERLGTSAQGVTGDELAWKLSGSVGVGLVALVLALGWALAYALLRARWRRGRLAVLSDVLPAIAFGTPVFIPALLLAPEVVERGHLLPELCAALVISVWPGVFLGTLVADALDTEMARDYVRTALGKGLSPRAVLWRHVLPNVLPALLDAVGPVATALLAGSFAAERVFGLPYFGQLYVLAVLQKQVAVVVVSTTVFASLLVVVGLAVEVVRLLVDPRAREASS; the protein is encoded by the coding sequence ATGTCTCCCGTGTTCGTCCGCCTGGGCCGGCAACTGGTGCTCGTTCCCGTGGTGGCGCTCGCGTCCTACTTCCTCATGGCCGCGCTGCCGCTCACCAGCGAGGACGAGTCCAAGCGGCAGGTGCCGCCCGAGGTGCTCGCCTCCTACCGCCGGGACCTGGGCCTGGGCGAGCCGCTCGGCTTCCTGCGGCCGTGGCAGAAGCTCGTGCGCGGCGAGCGCCTGGGGACGAGCGCCCAGGGCGTCACCGGGGATGAGCTGGCGTGGAAGCTGTCGGGCAGCGTGGGCGTGGGGCTGGTGGCGCTCGTGCTCGCGCTCGGGTGGGCCCTGGCGTACGCGCTGCTCCGGGCGAGGTGGCGCCGGGGCCGGCTCGCCGTGCTCTCCGACGTGCTGCCCGCCATCGCCTTCGGCACGCCTGTCTTCATCCCCGCGCTGCTGCTCGCCCCCGAGGTGGTGGAGCGCGGCCACCTGCTACCCGAGCTCTGTGCCGCGCTCGTCATCTCCGTGTGGCCGGGCGTCTTCCTGGGCACCCTGGTGGCGGACGCGCTCGACACGGAAATGGCGCGCGACTACGTGCGCACCGCGCTCGGCAAGGGCCTGTCCCCCCGCGCCGTGCTCTGGCGCCACGTGCTGCCCAACGTGCTGCCCGCCCTGTTGGACGCCGTGGGCCCCGTGGCCACCGCGCTGCTCGCCGGCTCCTTCGCCGCCGAGCGCGTCTTCGGCCTGCCCTACTTCGGCCAGCTCTACGTCCTCGCCGTGCTGCAGAAGCAGGTGGCCGTCGTGGTCGTGTCCACCACCGTGTTCGCCTCGCTGCTCGTCGTCGTCGGCCTGGCGGTGGAAGTCGTGCGCTTGCTCGTGGACCCGCGCGCCCGGGAGGCCTCCTCATGA
- a CDS encoding DUF2914 domain-containing protein translates to MASTAPRLSEENAEALEPEGSGPSPVGPLGLVSSPEARETRSWKDRLRAFRARHAKAELALLFFASFAYDILTLPRIDNRFTLTKQGLFLAVLGWLLWLELRWREGAAPPKGLSRVWRFREDALHLLLGGLLSPYTLFYFKSASGLTSFLFLASVFGVLVANELPRFRARGPVVRVGLYAFCLTSYFAYLLPVVRGYYSGMLFLWAAGLSAAVMGVLAVVVHGRGSEGRHPWWHILVPGWGVQAVLLGLYALKAIPPVPLSLLESGIYHDVQVVKGPRGRDYRLLHEGGGWRPWERGDQHFRARPGDRVYFFASIFAPTSFKPQYPGDKGTRLLLRWEYDDPKKGWTEFHTYGGLYLGKGGRDGGFRTFAYLTAPRPGDWRVSLETEDGREVGRLSFTVTPDTSTQEREFKVTAG, encoded by the coding sequence GTGGCCTCGACCGCCCCCCGACTGAGTGAAGAGAACGCCGAGGCGCTCGAGCCGGAAGGCTCCGGGCCCTCGCCCGTGGGACCCCTGGGGCTCGTCTCCTCGCCGGAAGCGCGCGAGACGCGCTCGTGGAAGGATCGGCTCCGGGCCTTCCGGGCGCGCCATGCGAAGGCGGAGCTGGCGCTCTTGTTCTTCGCGAGCTTCGCGTACGACATCCTCACGCTGCCGCGCATCGACAACCGCTTCACGCTCACCAAGCAGGGGCTGTTCCTCGCCGTGCTGGGGTGGCTGTTGTGGCTGGAGCTGCGCTGGCGCGAGGGGGCCGCGCCCCCGAAGGGGCTGTCCCGGGTGTGGCGCTTTCGCGAGGACGCGCTGCACTTGCTGCTCGGCGGCCTGCTGAGTCCCTACACGCTCTTCTATTTCAAGAGCGCCTCCGGGCTGACGTCGTTCCTGTTCCTCGCGAGCGTCTTCGGGGTGCTGGTGGCCAACGAGCTGCCGCGCTTCCGGGCGCGGGGGCCGGTGGTGCGCGTGGGGCTCTACGCGTTCTGCCTCACCTCGTACTTCGCGTACCTGCTGCCGGTGGTGCGCGGCTACTACAGCGGGATGTTGTTCCTGTGGGCCGCGGGCCTGTCCGCCGCGGTGATGGGCGTGCTGGCGGTGGTGGTCCATGGCCGCGGGAGCGAGGGCCGGCACCCGTGGTGGCACATCCTCGTGCCGGGGTGGGGCGTGCAGGCGGTGCTGCTCGGCCTGTACGCGCTCAAGGCGATTCCTCCGGTGCCCCTGTCCCTGCTCGAGAGCGGCATCTACCACGACGTGCAGGTGGTGAAGGGGCCTCGGGGCCGCGACTACCGGCTGTTGCACGAGGGCGGTGGGTGGAGGCCCTGGGAGCGAGGGGATCAGCACTTCCGGGCGCGCCCGGGCGATCGCGTCTACTTCTTCGCCAGCATCTTCGCGCCCACGAGCTTCAAGCCCCAGTACCCGGGGGACAAGGGCACGCGGCTGCTGTTGCGCTGGGAGTACGACGATCCGAAGAAGGGCTGGACGGAGTTCCACACCTACGGGGGCCTGTACCTGGGGAAGGGTGGGCGGGATGGGGGCTTCCGCACGTTCGCGTACCTGACGGCGCCCCGGCCCGGCGACTGGCGCGTCTCGCTGGAGACCGAGGATGGGCGGGAGGTGGGCCGGCTGTCCTTCACCGTCACGCCCGATACCTCCACGCAGGAGCGCGAGTTCAAGGTGACGGCGGGCTGA